The Sphingomonas sp. So64.6b genome includes a region encoding these proteins:
- a CDS encoding amidohydrolase family protein, producing the protein MSVLIDNGLIRDVSDRPIKADDAQRIDVAGKTLMPGLIDLHIHAYFSDLNAKVVDGRDAPYRTAHAVKKLGHALDCGFTTVRDIGGGDYPLASALADGLIRGPRFFYAGKVLSMTGGHVDYRTPTEMHHTHGYCSCGSMNWGGVVVDGVDECIKAAREELRRGAHCIKITASGGVMSPSDPMWMNQFREDEIRAIVNEAAERRTYVSAHCHPISAIRRSVEFGVRCIEHATLIDAETAQWVAERGAYVVPTMSVIFASMEAGPKLGMTPDSLAKLQIAADTAIEGLQHMRDAGVKLGYGTDLLGVTYDQQCREFTLRSEVFTPLEMLRQATSMGAEILMQEGMLGCISPGAFADLIVVDGDPLKDIGLLAADGRKLDLIMRAGELVKNRLN; encoded by the coding sequence ATGTCGGTCCTGATAGACAATGGCCTTATTCGCGACGTCTCCGATCGCCCGATCAAGGCCGATGACGCGCAGCGGATCGACGTCGCCGGCAAGACGCTGATGCCAGGTTTGATCGATCTTCACATTCACGCTTACTTTTCCGACCTGAACGCCAAGGTCGTCGACGGCCGCGATGCGCCCTACCGGACGGCGCATGCGGTCAAGAAGCTCGGCCACGCGCTCGATTGCGGCTTCACCACCGTTCGTGACATCGGTGGCGGCGATTATCCCTTGGCGTCAGCGCTTGCGGACGGGCTGATCCGCGGGCCACGCTTCTTCTACGCCGGCAAGGTCCTGTCGATGACCGGGGGTCATGTCGACTATCGCACGCCCACCGAAATGCACCACACCCACGGCTATTGTTCGTGCGGATCGATGAACTGGGGCGGTGTCGTGGTCGACGGCGTCGACGAGTGCATCAAGGCCGCGCGCGAGGAATTGCGCCGCGGTGCCCATTGCATCAAAATTACCGCGTCGGGCGGGGTGATGTCGCCAAGTGACCCGATGTGGATGAACCAGTTCCGCGAGGACGAAATCCGCGCGATCGTCAACGAAGCCGCCGAACGCCGAACCTATGTGTCGGCGCATTGCCATCCGATCAGCGCGATCCGCCGTTCCGTCGAGTTTGGTGTCCGCTGCATCGAGCATGCGACGCTGATCGATGCCGAGACTGCGCAATGGGTCGCCGAGCGAGGTGCCTATGTCGTGCCGACGATGTCGGTCATCTTCGCCAGCATGGAGGCCGGCCCAAAGCTCGGCATGACGCCCGACAGCCTGGCCAAGCTCCAGATCGCCGCAGATACGGCGATCGAAGGTCTGCAGCACATGCGCGATGCCGGGGTGAAGCTGGGCTACGGCACCGACCTGCTGGGTGTGACTTACGATCAACAATGCCGTGAATTCACGCTTCGATCGGAGGTCTTCACGCCGCTGGAAATGCTGCGCCAGGCCACGTCGATGGGCGCAGAGATTTTGATGCAGGAAGGCATGCTCGGCTGCATCAGCCCCGGGGCTTTTGCCGACCTGATCGTCGTCGACGGCGATCCGCTCAAGGATATCGGGCTGCTCGCCGCCGATGGCCGCAAGCTCGATCTGATCATGCGCGCCGGCGAGCTCGTGAAGAACAGACTGAATTGA